In Dysgonomonadaceae bacterium zrk40, one genomic interval encodes:
- the trpS gene encoding tryptophan--tRNA ligase translates to MDIVLSGIRSTGKLHLGNYFGALRNFIRMQEENNCYFFIADIHSLTTHPDPKLLHQNVKNVLVDYLAAGIDPEKSVIYVQSDLYETAELYLYLNMHAYLGELSKTASFKDKARKQPENVNAGLLTYPTLMAADILIHNAHKVPVGKDQEQHLEMTRKFARRFNNFYGVDYFREPVAYNFGEELVKIPGLDGSGKMGKSEGNAIYLGDSPKEIEKKVKKALTDAGPTEPNAVKPDYIENLFTLLRVVSTPEVVKHFDDQWSRCEIRYGDLKKQLAADIISVTAPIRERMLEIENDDAYLRKVTQEGVEKARENAAKTIREVREIVGFKKF, encoded by the coding sequence ATGGATATAGTATTAAGCGGAATTCGCTCCACCGGTAAGCTGCACCTGGGTAACTATTTCGGTGCCCTGCGTAACTTCATCAGGATGCAGGAAGAGAACAACTGTTATTTTTTCATTGCCGACATTCACTCCCTTACCACCCATCCCGACCCGAAGTTGTTGCACCAGAACGTGAAGAATGTGCTGGTGGATTATTTGGCTGCCGGTATAGATCCGGAGAAGTCGGTGATTTATGTGCAGAGCGACCTGTATGAGACGGCAGAGCTCTACCTTTACCTGAACATGCACGCCTACCTGGGTGAACTCTCCAAGACTGCCTCCTTCAAGGATAAGGCGCGCAAGCAGCCGGAGAACGTGAACGCGGGACTGCTCACCTATCCCACGCTGATGGCGGCAGACATCCTGATCCACAATGCCCACAAGGTGCCGGTGGGGAAGGACCAGGAGCAGCACCTCGAGATGACCCGCAAGTTCGCCCGTCGCTTTAACAACTTCTACGGTGTTGATTACTTCAGGGAGCCGGTGGCTTACAACTTCGGTGAGGAGTTGGTGAAGATCCCCGGTCTGGACGGCAGCGGCAAGATGGGCAAGTCGGAAGGGAATGCCATCTACCTGGGCGACAGTCCGAAAGAGATTGAGAAGAAGGTGAAGAAAGCGCTCACCGATGCAGGTCCCACTGAACCAAATGCGGTGAAGCCCGATTATATCGAGAACCTGTTTACACTGTTGCGGGTTGTGTCCACACCGGAGGTAGTAAAACACTTCGATGATCAATGGAGCAGATGTGAAATCCGTTACGGTGATCTGAAGAAACAGCTGGCCGCTGACATCATCAGCGTGACCGCTCCCATCCGTGAGCGGATGCTGGAAATTGAAAACGATGATGCCTATCTGCGCAAGGTGACTCAGGAAGGAGTCGAGAAAGCGCGCGAAAATGCCGCGAAGACAATCCGAGAGGTGCGGGAGATTGTAGGCTTCAAGAAATTTTAA